The genomic region ACTCGTTCACATTAACAGAAAGCAACGAGATCTGCTCATTTTCTTTCAGCTGAAATCAACATTTTTCCCACAacagaacaacaacaacaacaacagctGACCctttgaagagagagaaaaagcaCTTCTGAGTTCTGAGAAAGCACTTAAGTCAAGTACAAGAATTTGTAGGACCAATCTTACAAATAAAGAACGAAGAAACAACTGAAAGTTGATGTAAATTAAagaactttaaaaaataaaagcactTCCTTCCTCCAACTTCTTCTCAAGTACAAGAAAAAAGGTATTTAAACAGAAAAACAAGCAGTAATTTGATaatcttaattaaaaaaagggaagaaaaatagtaaaaattcaGATTTCAATAACCCAGGAAAGTTACGTCAATGATTAAACAATCTGACGACCCTGGTTAGCAGGTGAGGGTTTTTGTTACAGTAAAATAtagtaaaatataaaaaataaaataaaaacattaaggAAAACATGTGTTTTTAATATTCTGTTTGGGTGGTCAAGATCTAAAACTGTATTGTAAAAGCAGTTTTTATTTCCATCTGTTTTTTTTCAGAGATGGTGGCAGGGGACAGGACAGAGGAGCGTATGGAGCGGAGGGGGGAAAAGTTAAATGCTTTGCTTCTACTATATTCACTTCCcaccaattttattttttagtggtTATTAACACATACCCCACCAAACCTTAACCATTTTTTAGTGGTTGTTAACACATACCCCACCAAACCTTAACCACTCCACAACGGATTGGGATGCACTCTGTGTTTCTGTGTTGGGAGACTGCAGACCTGGAGATCTGTATCACTAAATTTCAATTATATGACCTCTCATTATTTTATGCCACTTGCTCGTATTACAAAAATCCAAACTTTAACGGTTTagatctctttttctttctcttaaaCGGTCTAGATCTCTCGATTCGATAACTTTAAAAACATAGATCCGGAGTGGATCTGGATCTCATTCCCTCCACCACTATCCTCCTTCCATCATCCTACTAAATTTCACAACTTTTCTCTCTTGACGCTTGTTCTGATGTTACAACATTGTTTTGATGTGGCTTCTCGACTTTGAATTTGGTTATCAGTCACACTAATATTTTAAGATGTGTCAATTTACTTATATTAATTAAATGGGTCAAAACAACCGTCAATCTGACATCAAACCAACCAACTCAATCGGTTTAATTTGAAAGTTTATAGGATAAACCAAAATAGTGAAATTACGAGCTTTCAAATAACAGTGGATATCACATCCGATGACAGATTTTTAGTGCATGAGATCAAATGAAAGAATAGTGAGGTCGCAAGTTGCTTCTTAATTAACTGTGACTTAGAAGGTGAAGTTGAGTATTCACCCTACAACAAATTACGAATAAGAGGTAAATCCATGCAAGGTTTAATAATTTTTCGATGTATCACACCTTCTACAAAACACCTCACCTATGATACCATTCAAACCTTACACATTGCACATTGAGTAATATAAGAGCACGTAAGTTGTTAAGCCCAACATAAAAGTTAACATACTTTGATACCGCAACAAAAAATGACGTTCCACCGTAAAACTAATTGGTTATTGGCAATTTCGGGTTGTAATTCATAACTTCAACCCATTGTAGCATAAAGGAAATATTGAACATAAGCATAGTAACGTATACTGGTTTAGAAAAACTACAGCAACCAAAAGGGGCCCAACTTACAGCAGCAGCTGCTCATACAAACGTCATTCGCTCGGGCCTGGTATGTACATTATGCTCCTCGTCCTCGAGCAATGGGTACGACGCCACGACAGCATCTTGAGCTCCGATATACAGCGATTGTAAATCTTCCCGTACACCTCTCTAACCTTCCTAGCAGGATGGAACACAGCCCCCGGAGAGCAGCACCCAACGCCACTCACATCCCTTCAATCGCTTCCATGACAGCATTGATAACGTGAGGGGATGTCTCGAATATGTTTGGCCGGACGTAGTTCAGCAAGTGGACTAATGCGTCCTCCTCGCATCCCAATCCTGCTACTCCTAGAGCCATGTGCTTGACAGCAGAAGCTGCAGTTTGCCTGTGAACGATCTCTCTATCCATGAGGGCATCCTCGAGCAACGGGGTCACTGCGTAGATGTAGTCTTTCCCCATCTCACCAATGTACTCGAACAAGAAAGAGAGGGATTTCAACACACCATTCTGCACATTAAGCTCTTGAACACGATACTCGTTCATTAGTGCTGGAAATACCGTAAAAGACAGACACCAAGATGACCCATCATTTGCTCCACCTGGCACTGCTTCATGACAACAGCAGTTCTCGAAATAAGATCGGTAGCTTGTGTCTGCCTTTGCACCCTTGTTATTCAAGCGCCACTCAGTGTTACGACAAATCGGAGGAAGGTGCCCAAGAGAATTCACAACTGCACCAAATCCATTAAGCATCGCATTAACATCGTCACTGGTCTGCTCTTGGAAAGCATATAGGACACTGTCAATGAGAAGCTCCTCCAACCGAGCTATCAATATCAGATGCACCAAAGTTCACAACCACCTTCTCGATTGTCTCCATAACTATTCTCCTATACGATTCACTCTCGTCCTTGAGATCCTCGACAATTCTCCCCCACTATATCAGCAGCATCCACTGTGTTTGCTATCTCCGCAGTTGTTTCCCACCAATTTCCTGTAGTTTTTCCTCTCCAAAGCCATCCTTCTAATCCAGAAGTTTTTGAACTACTCAGGCAGAATATCACTTCTTTTATACTCAGGCTCTACTCCTGTACTTACTAACTGTTTCACCACTTTAAGCACACTTTTCTTCATCTATTCGTCGGGAGACTGGAACTCTCCAATCAAAACAACCATCACTTCTTTTGTATATTAACTAGCATACATTGCATCCACGAGGGGAATAACGAAACCAGGTGCCTTCAAGAAGGCAGCCAAAACCTTGCCGCTGTGAGATCTAATACCCTTCCAACAAAGGCTTCAACACTGAGTCAAAGCTCTCAATACCGTATGGGGCAGCAGCCTCAGCAAGAgcagcaagagagagagagatagagagggcAGTGACCACCTGATTTTCATCACTCAGACCATTCCCTATAATTTCCACGAGAGACCTCAAGTGGGGAAGAACAGCACACCCGATTGAAATGGCAGTCTGCTGAACAATCTTGATTCCAGTGTGCCGTGGTTGCCACGATTTCTAGCTTTGACACACGGCTTTCAAGAATGGCAACAACGTAGGAATACCAAGGGCTGAAGTAACAACACAAAAGCAGAATAAAATCACTCAAAAGGAATATAAATTCCTTTATATACTTTCCAATGCAAAGTATCCATCAATGCTAAGTTCacttatttttagctacaaATCTGTAATTCGATTTAATCTCATTTTGCTCTTTGTAACTTAAAAGTCGTCACTTTACTCTCTGAACTCATAATTTATTTTACTTTGCCctctaaaattttgatctcatttGGCCCCGTGAAACTTAAAAGCTGTCTCCTCTATTTGTAATAATCCATCTCGACACCCAAAGTAAAGTAAACGTAGCCAAATTATGAGCTACTTCATTACAAAAAtatggaaataaaattgaaaaatcataAACGAATGGACACACTAAGTCATTGCATGACATTTGAagtactttaagtgttttttaaaatttacttacatttttactaagaatttgttttaaaaataatttcaccaaaaacattttcaaacatttgaaaaacacttccaaacaaagGAGCCCGTAATAAAGTTAAGAAACTTGTGTATTTATTCCCCTAGTAAAAagttattcaaaaaaaaaaaagttattcaaAAGGAAATTTAAATGTTcatcaaaaaagaagaaaaggaaatttacataaatatataGAGTCCGAGCCCATTACCATAACCGGAGTCCGAACCCGTTTCCACATCGGCCCAGGGGCCGTTTCGTAACTCAACTGTATTCTTCTCAGTCAGGCCCCACAGTACGAACCAATCGCCAGCGAAGCGAGTACTGATCCACCCGCACACCCGCGAGTGTATCTAAAGTCCACGCCCATCGTAAATTCATATACTCACGCAAAAAGACGAAATTAACCTCGATCAGAACCCCAAAAAACCGAGTCAAAGGACTCGCCCACAATAAAATCGAAACCCgcacccaaaaatttccactcTCGGAAATCGCAActcagtggaagaagaagaagaaggaagaagaagacgacgggCAGCAAAAAAAAGGGAGCTTCCAATTTCTTCGCTGATTGATAAGGTTAGGGTTTTCCACTTTGTTAATTTCActaatttttgtattaatttttagttttctctGCATTTTGAATAGTAATTAGTTTAGTTGATCATCTGAATGGTAAATACGAATATGATTAGTGggtttttgtgtatttttattaaTCCTGGTTGTGTTTTTGAGGTCTTAATCTGGTTGAGGTTCGGGTTAATAGTAGGCTTGGTGACCTGGTTAATCTGTTTTAGTCAAttttttgagttgattattggtgcTTAAATTGAGTGATAGTCGGGAATTTTTGGATAAATTGACGGATTCCATGGAAATTCTGAGACTAATCGAAGTTGTATTGGGTTAGTCGAAATGGCGGTATTGAAAACTATTGAATAGAACATTTTGCAATTGCTCTGTATAGTCAGCGGTTATTTtcgggggtttttttttttggcatacATGTGTTTTATGGTGTGTTTCGTTGATTATATAAAAACTGAGGGTTTTGGCAGTCGGGGAGTTTGAGGTTCTGCGGTTTTTTGGTGCTGTGAGTTGTATAGGGCTAAGAAGTATCACCATTTCATCTGTTATTTTTAAGAGCTAATGTTTTTGTTGGTAAATAAACATTAAACTGTAAAATGATTCCCGGCAATATCACACGAGAAAGTGGGAAGAGGTTGGATTGTCAAATTTATTACATTTGACATGTAAAACCTAATCTACGTACCAATTACATTCTTTGGGAGATTAGCAACTTTAATAGATGTTAACTCTTAAGTGTCTAATTCATTTCTTTTCATTGCAGTTGCAGTTGCATAAGGTATTGATAAGTTCATCAAATAATTCCTCATAGGTTGAGAACTGATTACATGATAGAATATTCCTTAACATGTCGAGAAAGCATATTTATTGCATCGTCTATATTGGATATGTCACCTATGTTATGCTTCGTTGTATTGAAAAACTCAAGTGGATAACTAAGACGTGTGGTATATTTACCTTTACAGTTTCAACAACGCCTTTTGTTTGACAAACTTGCTAGGACCAAATATATTCTAAAATTAGGGTCACTTTTTAGGGATAGGAATTCATTGTTTACATTTATTTGTTAatctattattattaaattttaatgcttCTCTTTGTAGTTGTTTATGCGATGCACCGAGTGGGTAGTTCAGGGAACACAAACAATTCCACTCGCCCTCGTAAAGAGAAGAGATTAACATATGTGTTGAGTGATGCCGATGACACGAAGGTGAATTgattctgtattttttttttcctgatttctgttttaagttctgtatttaagtttttatttgttaCAAAATCTTTTACATTTTAAAGTATATGTCTCACTTTTGGACTTAAAAGGCACAACTCGTATAGTAACTTTCGTTTAATCTGCCTACATAAGCATTTTGCATCAAACATTTTGTTAGTGTTAAATTATAGATGCTTAACCACGTTTGGATTGTTTCTCTCTGCAGCATTGTGCCGGCATAAATTCTTTGTCTGTACTTAAGGGATCAGTGTCTGGGTGTGATTACCTGTTTACTGGAAGCCGTGATGGCACACTAAAAAGATGGACGCTGGCTGAAGGTGCTGCTACGTGTTCAGCAACCTTTGAGTCTCATGTGGATTGGGTAACCATTTTCTTCCTATGTTTAAACctagttttgtttatttaaaacaaaacgTGCCATTTAAGGTCTGTAgatgtttaaattttgagagtTCTTTTCTCATGGAAATTGATGAGAATTCCTTACTCTTCAATTTTGAGTGGATTTTGTTCTTCTTGTCTTAATATAAAGCAGGGTTGGGGAGTCAGTTTATATTGGAATCTTTTCCATGTAGGGTGTTTAAACTAGACCAATCAGCATACAAATTGTTAAAAGGGAAAACGAAATGGAAGAATGTTGTGTGCACAAACTTTCTTGTGTTATGCACAATATTAGACTGTTTTTTGAATCAACATTGTATTGTTCGTAGCTCCAGACATGCACCTTTTAATACAGTCGTTGTATTACTTTTAAGAAAAAGTGatatttacttcttttttttcctgtaCTGCATGCATAAGTTAAAATTATACTTAGAGAGTACTTCTGTTGTGCAGGTTAATGATGCTGTTCTTGTAGGTTATAATACGCTTGTTTCTTGTTCTTCAGATACCACCCTTAAGGTTCGTTGGCCTagatctttgttttgctttgttttggttttgtaaCTTGTGTTTTCTTTATGGCTGTAACTGattcatttgtatttttttatatatttcaaCTGTCATATGGATACGTCAGACGTGGAATTGCATGTCAGACGGAGCTTGTACCAAAACTCTTCGTCAGCATTCTGACTATGTCACATGCCTTGCTTCCGCAGAGAAAAATGtaattttctcatcaaattttcatCTGCCTTATGAATGCATAGGTCTTGTCATTGCACTCATTCTATATGCTGATAGTTCGAGTTCTGCTTGGTGGCATCGTTGCATATCTTATGGAAGACCTGAATATGCTGATAGTTTAGATTGCATCTTTCTGCATTCATTTGAACTTCTCAAATCTCAAATAAGTTCCTACAAGTGTTTGGAGTGGTAGGTAATGCTGCCCAGATAGTGATTTTCTGTGTCTGTGGAGGACTCTTTTGGGGATTCTGCTAATGAGCAGATGATCACCCTTTGGTGATTAGTCTTTGCACTTAGTTGGcttggttggaggaaaagaaaCTATAGATAAGAGGGGTGAAGTAGATGTCTTTGGAAGAGAAACAGTACTTGACATCTTTGTGGGCTGCATCGCATAGGCATTTTAGGGACATTATCTTTCTTTTGATTAATCATGATTGTTTGGGACTTATGTTCTAATTGTAATGTTTCTGCTGTTTTTTAATAGTTTATGCATTTAATATGGACGGACATCTTTCCATATGTATTTGTATAGTTTTATCTTGAATATGATATAGAAAAAGAAAGTTTCTGATCCTTTTGTAGTGTCATGCATTTTAGAGCAATATTGTTGCCTCTGGTGGACTTGGGGGGGAGGTATTTGTATGGGATCTTGAAGCAGCTCTTACTCCAGTTGCAAAGTCAGGTGAATCAATGGAAGATGATAGTTCAAATGCTGTCAATGGTTCTGGAAATGCAATTACAAGTTTACGTACTATCAGCTCTAGCAACTGCATTTCCATGCACACAACTCAGCCACATGGATATGTTCCAATCTCTGCCAAAGGTCATAAGGAATCAGTTTATGCATTGGCAATGAATGATAGTGGATCACTTCTGGTCTCTGGTGGAACAGAGAAGGTATATTTTGTTGTCTAGGGTTGGCTGTGtcctaaatttattatttttatctcGAAGACATGAAACATTCTTATAAACTGCAGAAGTGTACCAGCTTTTGGTTGAATATTTTTAACTTTCGTCTTCTAGCTAGTGTGTGAGGTTTACCAGAAAGTGTTATTAACTATTAATTATATCCTGATGCCCTTTAGGTTGTTCGTGTTTGGGATCCAAGAACAGgttcaaagaaaatgaaactaaGAGGGCATACAGATAATATCAGGGCTCTGCTGATTGATTCTACTGGAAGGTTGGCTGGATAAGTTTTTCATATGCTGTCTTCGTTGAGCACTTCAAAAATGATTTCTGTTAACTTTTTGGTCTTGATAGTTCAGTTTGTAATATGTTTTATAGATGATACAGCAAATGTATTGAACAAGCAAGTCACAACCTTGATTTGATAATGAATGATTTATTCATCTAATTGGGTAGTTCTCTGTGCTATATTCATACAATTTGTTTTGGTTACAATCATTAACAGTgtgttctttctttaatttcatttttacagATTTTGCTTATCAGGATCTTCTGATTCAATGATCAGGTTGGTGCCCACATCTCTTCCAATGGAAACAATTAGCATTAGGTGCAAGTTGAAAGATATGATTGTTTATGTGATAGGACGTTGGTATTTTGTTGAGAACATAGTTCACCAAATTCTTTCTGTTTTGTAGGCTATGGGATCTTGGTCAGCAGCGCTGTGTGCATTCTTATGCTGTGCATACAGATTCTGTTTGGGCACTTGCCAGTACCCCAACATTTAGTCATGTATATAGTGGTGGGAGAGATCTTTCTGTGAGTAGAGTTCTCTTGTAAATTCTCTTCTCAGAACTCATTGGATGTTTAGTTTTTctgctcattttttttaatactcaaTTCTGTTTATACCCTCAGTTATACTTGACAGACTTGGCCACAAGAGAGAGTCTCTTGCTTTCCACAGGGGAACATCCCATTCTGCAGTTGGCTTTACAAGATGATAGTATATGGGTCGCAACAACAGATTCTTCAGTTCATAGATGGCCTGCTGAAGGGAGTAATCCCCAGAAGATAATTCAAAGAGGTGGTGCATTCTTGGCTGGAAATTTGTCCTTTTCTAGAGCAAGGGTGTCATTAGAAGGATCAACCCTAGTAAGTATTACTTTGTtctttatattcaaaatttatgTCTTGTTGCATGTGCATGTACCATGCTCTATTTATCATGGTAGCTATTCACCTTTTTCTTCGCAGTCTTATTTGATATTTGTCACGTCATCAGACAtttgagttttggggattaatGTTATTGTGGATGTTTTCCAGGTCCCTGTTAATAAAGAACCTATTTTTACGATTCCTGGAATTCCCGGAATAGTGCAACATGAAATATTAAACAATAGAAGGCATGTCTTGACAAAGGTAATCATGTTGATTTTCTCATATGTTATTATGATGATGCTCCTGTTTAAAGTTTACTTTGACTATCTAGTTTTGTTGTCAAACTGTATGTCATtgcttaattaaatattttgaacCAATGTGACCTTCATAGGACACTGCTGATTCAGTGAAGTTGTGGGAGATTACGAGGGGTGTTGTCATTGAGGATTATGGAAAGGTTATAGTCTTTTTTTCCTGTACACTATTATCTAACTAGATTTATATAATAGTGTTAGAGGCGAATGCCATAATGAGGAACATTATAAGCATCTGTACTTATATTGTGTACCATACAGGTCAAATTTgaggagaaaaaagaagagcTTTTTGAGATGGTATGCTTCCTAGTCTACAATGATTTCAGCTTGACAGCATTGATGGATTTTTATAGTGTTTTCTTTATTGCTTCAGGTGAGCATTCCTGCATGGTTCACTGTGGATACCAGACTTGGAAGTTTATCCGTACATTTAGATACCCCACAATGCTTTTCGGCAGAGATGTATTCAGCAGACCTTAACATTGTGGGGAAACCTGAAGATGACAAGGTAGAATGTTTTTTCGCCCCCTTTTTTGTGGGTTCTATGGTttctgtatttttctttccttaacTATGACATTTAACCATTTATTAGTTATGCCAAGTCAGCCGATTTATCTCTTTTTACCCCCCATGACGAAATTGTTGGAGAAAATAAATATATCTGTTGAAATAAGTTTTTGTAATTCTTCAGGTTAATCTAGCACGAGAAACTCTTAAAGGGCTCTTGGCTCATTGGTTGGGGAAAAGAAAGCAAAGACTTGGATCACAAGCATCAGCTAATGGGGATGTGTCATCCGCAAAGGATATTACTACTAGAAGTATTACCCATTCAAGAATTGAGGTGGATAGTAATACTGAAAATGATTCAATGGTCTATCCTCCCTTCGAATTTTCTACAACTTCCCCTCCTTCTATTATTACTGAGGGCTCTCAGGGAGGACCATGGAGGAAGAAAATCACTGACTTAGATGGTACTGAAGATGAGAAGGACTTTCCCTGGTGGTGTCTCGATTGCGTGTTGAATAATCGGCTACCCCCTAGAGAAAATACCAAGTAACTTCCTTGCTTTAGTAGAAAGTTTTTACTTTGTGCCCAAGATTAATAAATTCTCTTCTCAGTTTTCAGTAGACTATGGTGCTTATGTgttaaaaaagaattacttgcCTGAAATTTGCAACTAACATTGTGCATGTTGAATTTTAAACAATTACAGAAATTTGCTAGTGAAGGCATTATGTTTGAAATATTATGTCCTTTTGTATTATCTTATAAAAGAAAtattcttttgttaatttttttcaggTGCAGTTTTTATCTACATCCATGTGAAGGTTCAACTGTCCAGATCCTCACACAAGGGAAACTCAGCGCCCCTCGTATTTTACGAATCCATAAAGTAAATTCTGCATTTCATGTTAGCTCATGAATGGATGGAAGTTCTTCAAG from Pyrus communis chromosome 9, drPyrComm1.1, whole genome shotgun sequence harbors:
- the LOC137745885 gene encoding uncharacterized protein isoform X1; its protein translation is MHRVGSSGNTNNSTRPRKEKRLTYVLSDADDTKHCAGINSLSVLKGSVSGCDYLFTGSRDGTLKRWTLAEGAATCSATFESHVDWVNDAVLVGYNTLVSCSSDTTLKTWNCMSDGACTKTLRQHSDYVTCLASAEKNSNIVASGGLGGEVFVWDLEAALTPVAKSGESMEDDSSNAVNGSGNAITSLRTISSSNCISMHTTQPHGYVPISAKGHKESVYALAMNDSGSLLVSGGTEKVVRVWDPRTGSKKMKLRGHTDNIRALLIDSTGRFCLSGSSDSMIRLVPTSLPMETISIRLWDLGQQRCVHSYAVHTDSVWALASTPTFSHVYSGGRDLSLYLTDLATRESLLLSTGEHPILQLALQDDSIWVATTDSSVHRWPAEGSNPQKIIQRGGAFLAGNLSFSRARVSLEGSTLVPVNKEPIFTIPGIPGIVQHEILNNRRHVLTKDTADSVKLWEITRGVVIEDYGKVKFEEKKEELFEMVSIPAWFTVDTRLGSLSVHLDTPQCFSAEMYSADLNIVGKPEDDKVNLARETLKGLLAHWLGKRKQRLGSQASANGDVSSAKDITTRSITHSRIEVDSNTENDSMVYPPFEFSTTSPPSIITEGSQGGPWRKKITDLDGTEDEKDFPWWCLDCVLNNRLPPRENTKCSFYLHPCEGSTVQILTQGKLSAPRILRIHKVVNYVVEKMVLDKPLDSANPDATFAPGLAGGPVQLSSVGDGSFRSGLKPWQKLKPSIEILCNNQVLSPDMSLATVRAYIWKKSEDLVLNYRVIQGR
- the LOC137745885 gene encoding uncharacterized protein isoform X2, yielding MHRVGSSGNTNNSTRPRKEKRLTYVLSDADDTKHCAGINSLSVLKGSVSGCDYLFTGSRDGTLKRWTLAEGAATCSATFESHVDWVNDAVLVGYNTLVSCSSDTTLKTWNCMSDGACTKTLRQHSDYVTCLASAEKNSNIVASGGLGGEVFVWDLEAALTPVAKSGESMEDDSSNAVNGSGNAITSLRTISSSNCISMHTTQPHGYVPISAKGHKESVYALAMNDSGSLLVSGGTEKVVRVWDPRTGSKKMKLRGHTDNIRALLIDSTGRFCLSGSSDSMIRLWDLGQQRCVHSYAVHTDSVWALASTPTFSHVYSGGRDLSLYLTDLATRESLLLSTGEHPILQLALQDDSIWVATTDSSVHRWPAEGSNPQKIIQRGGAFLAGNLSFSRARVSLEGSTLVPVNKEPIFTIPGIPGIVQHEILNNRRHVLTKDTADSVKLWEITRGVVIEDYGKVKFEEKKEELFEMVSIPAWFTVDTRLGSLSVHLDTPQCFSAEMYSADLNIVGKPEDDKVNLARETLKGLLAHWLGKRKQRLGSQASANGDVSSAKDITTRSITHSRIEVDSNTENDSMVYPPFEFSTTSPPSIITEGSQGGPWRKKITDLDGTEDEKDFPWWCLDCVLNNRLPPRENTKCSFYLHPCEGSTVQILTQGKLSAPRILRIHKVVNYVVEKMVLDKPLDSANPDATFAPGLAGGPVQLSSVGDGSFRSGLKPWQKLKPSIEILCNNQVLSPDMSLATVRAYIWKKSEDLVLNYRVIQGR